CAGAGTGCACACTACATGTTTCTGCTGTGGAGAGGGGGCAGGATGGGAATGTCTGAGGGCCAGTGCAAgcagaggggagagcagagggtATTCCCTaatcagcagcccagggctctcaCTTGGATGATGAAGCTTGAGCGCTGCTTGTGCTGTGGACAGTCTCAGGCAGAGCCAAGAGCAAAGCCCCCTGGCAGTGTCACTGGCACACCAGAGCCTgagcctccagctttggctgcaggACAAACTGCTGTGGAGCCAAGCACTCAGGGGAGAGCCAAGCATCTGCAGGGGAAGGgctttcccagctctggcaaGAGACCGTGCAGGTGTGGGAGAGCTCTGGGACCAAAGTCAGGCAAAGCTCCTGTGCTTCCTTGTGGTTATTAATTGTTGTGGTGCTGTGGTGGTCTCCAGGATGAgctgagagatgagaattgactccaagttcttagaaggctgatttgatatgatatgatattatatgatatgaaaatgatatactaaaactacactaatgaaagagaaaggagacgTCAGAAGGCTAGACAAGAACGATAATAAAAAACCTGTTACTGACCAGAGTCCCAACAGAGCTGGACTGAGATTGGTCATTAATCAAAAGCAATTCACttggaaccaatcaaagatgtTCTTGTTGGTAAGCAACTTCCAAACCACATTCtaagcaatcagataattattgtttacatttagtttctgaagcttctcaggagaaaaatcctggcaaagggatttttcataaaatataacAATAACACTTCCTCGATGTGAAGGGGTTTGCCTGAGGCTTGGTAATTGACAGCCCCAGGACTCCCTCTCTTTCAGGCAAaagatgctgcagctgaagaagAGCTTTAAAGTTGTTCTCTTGCTGCTCTCAGTGGCTCTTGGTGAGTTTTCATGGGCAAACAACTGAGAGTGACAGCCTGGCTGTACTGGATCCCAGCTTTCCTTCAGGGCCATTGTGTGTGAAAACTCCTGTGGCCCAGGTGCTTCCTGAGGGTGCCCTTGACTGGCTTTGGGACCACCAGTAAGACCCCAGGCAGTCTCACAGCCATGCtactgctctggctgctggacTGAGCAGCTTGCTGCAAGGTTGAGAGAGAAGGCCATGGGTATTTCCAGAGCTGAACTGGGGATGcccagaggagaggggcagtgcaaggggaggggtggggaggtccctccccagcccctgcagcctggTCCTGGTGCTGACTGAAGTGAGGGGAAACAGGGAGTGGGACTGGGGCAACAAGCACTGCCGACCACGCTGCCATGTCCCCTGAAGCCTGGGTTGATGGCCCTCAGCCAGAGGCACGTCCTCTCTCTGCAGCCCTCACTCCTCACCCCTCAGCTCACCTGCtgcctgacccccagggcagcagggagcagacaatggccctgggctggctgcaaaCCCCACTCCAGTGCCTGGTGGCGTGAATTGCAGGTGGTTTCTGTGGGACTGCCCTGTCAGAATGGTCACCATGGACAAAGGAACTCGTGGAGGTTAGTGACTGTTGTGGGACAGGCACCTCCTGCAGGGGAGGTGTTGCTGATGGTGGCTGGATAAATCTGAGGCTCTTCTGCTTCTACAAAGCATCACCCAAAGAAGAAGCAGATTTTGTAGTCTGCCCTGGGAAGCCACAGTGGCTCTGGCAGTAAATGTTctaatcaagattttttttctttcagaagatGCAAAGTGTATTTCCAGCAGGACTAAAAACCTTCTGGTAAGAGAGATTTCCAGAACTGGAAATATGTCTGTGCAGAAGTGTCAGCTGACCTTGTGCAACCTGTGCTCAGTCTCCAAACAGCAAAGGCTCCTGTACTTCTGTCCTGCCTTTTGGTCAGCTTGGGCTTGAAAGAAGCACTGGCAAAGCAGGGAAAGCATGTGTGTCTGTTCACTGAGCAGGGAAAGCATGTGTGTCTGTTCACTGAGCAGGGAAAGCATGTGTGTCTGTTCACTGAGCAGGGAAAGTGTGTATGTCTGTTTACTGAGCAGGGAaagtgtgtgtgtctgttcACTGAGCAGAGAAAGTGTATGTGTCTGTTTACTGAGCAGGGAAAGCATGTGTGTCTGTTTACTGAGCAGGGAAAGCGTGTGTGTCTGTTCACTGAGCAGAGAAAGTGTGTATGTCTGTTCACTGAGCAGGGAAAGCATGTGTGTCTGTTCACTGAGCAGGGAaagtgtgtgtgtctgtttaCTGAGCAAGGAaagtgtgtgtgtctgttcACTGAGCAAGGAAAGTGTGTGTGCCTGTTCACTGAGCTAAGGTGCTTCACAGTAGGAATGGGCTGCTTTGGCAAGATCTGCTtttctgttcctgcaggaattcaCACACTTTGATTGAAACCCAAAAGTTGCAGAATCTGCTGGAAGAGATTACTCAGCTGAGGGTGGAGATCAGTAGTTTAAAGGTGACCTTGCCATTTTGGGGAAAGAGGCTTGTCTGGGCAAAACCCCCAAGAAAGCTCGCCTTGGTATTGTTGGTGGGGTCAGAACATTGTGGCCACAGACCCTGTTCCTCCGCCCTTGTGGCTCCATCAGCAGCACAGAGTTTGCCAGCTCTGTGGGCATGGCTGGCCATGCATGgctggcactgagctctgcctctgtgggtgctggcagcctgctgAACTGTCCTTTCCTGTTTGCTCATGGCTTTCCCAGGAGTTGAGCCAGATGGCTTTGGAGCCCTGTGTCAAGACAGACTGGGCCCTCAAGAGCTTTGGTAAGGACACGAGCAGCCTGGTCTCCCTGCCTTGTGCTTGTCTATGTCCTGCCCACTGCCTCCACAGGGATGTCTGGGGTTGCCTCCACACAGGTTCTGGGGAGATGGAACAGAAATAACAATGTTCCTGTGAGGATGGAGGGGCTCTCTTCCTCTCCACTGCACCTGGAGAAGGAATGGCTGGCTTGTGCTTTGCTTCCTCCCAGTCACCTCCTCACACAGGTGACTGCCCTGTGTGAGAGGCAGTCACCAGGCATGTGGCTTCTGTCATTGCCCCTCAGGGCAGGGTGATGCAGACAGGACAGGTGGACATGGAGCTGCCCAGTGGCACCAGAAATGGTGTCTGAGCACCAAGCCCTGCCAGTGTGTAGCTGCTTGCAGCCATTTGCCCTCCCTCCCTTACAGGAGCCACCATTGACACACAAAGAACTTCCCAGACCTATGACTGCAAAGAGAGTTGCCTCTGCAGGATTTTACGCTTCTTCTGGACTGCCAGCCCTCCTGATACTATTCTGCAGGTATCTTAGCAGAAGTCACcagttttcttctctcctgTGAATTTGGGAACCATTCTTGGGGGCTCTCCCCTCAGCCCAGTGGTACTGATGAAGCCCACAGCAGATTGGATTCCTGAAACCaaagctggagcacagggctgggcttgcTGAGAAGCAGTGGTTCCTCTGCAGAGGGGAGTGGAGCCAAATTGAGCTGTACTGCTGCATTCTGCCCACACTCCTTGGCCACAGCTGgctgaaagggtttttttctaccTGGTGACCGTCTCCACTGTCAACCCTAAGAACTGCTTTCCAGGGTGGGAgatgggaggaggagggaccCTACAGAGTCCCTGGGCAGAGGTGTTTCTGCTTGTCCCTGAGTAGGATGGTTTCATAACCAGTATTCTCTGttctgccaggctgagcccaccTTGGCAGGCAGGGAAGTCCTGCTTCTGTCCATTTCCTCACAGCCCCTTCTTTCCAAGCTGAAACAGAGCCCACAGACATGTCAGCCCCATCGCTTCAAGCTACATGGGCAGTTGTGTTGGCCCACACATCACTGCTCTTGCATTCTGTTGCAGCCAAATGTTTTCCCAGGAAACTGCTGGGCTTTCAAAGGGCATCAGGGCCAGGTTGTCATCAAGTTGCCAGCACGAGTCTACCTGACTGCCATCACACTGCAGCACATCTCCAAAGATGTCTCTCCAAGTGGGACCATCATCAGTGCCCCCAAAGACATTGCTGTCTTTGTAAGTCTGCTAAACACTTCTGGTGGGAGTCTGGCCctagcaggagctcagggcaaggtcTTGCTTGCTTTTGTGCACTCTCTGAGCTTTGGGTCCTGCACCCTCCTGAGCACTGCGACACTTCAAGGGCTCGAGAGGTCCAGTCTTCTTAAGATTCTTTCTGGCCAAGCACACAAGGTTTCTTGACCAAAGCACAAGGCACTGAGACTGAGCTCTACTACTGGAATAATTACCAATACAGCCGAGTGGGATGtgcctgagcttgtctggcCCTTGCTGCTTGACCAAAGGCCACAACTGTGGTgatttcacctcagagacacctttggctagttgggtgctgcagctgggtgctTGAAGGAAAGTCTAGGCATGCAGGGGCTCAGGTTTACCTCTGCTGGAGGAGCTTTAAGGCGATGGTGAAGAAAAAAGAGTCGGTTCTGATGGAGAGTTTGGATCCAGAACTTTATTCTGGCCCACAGGCCTCTGAATCCAGCAACAGCTCCAAAAGAACTCCTGAACCGCGTGGTTGCTATTCCTTTTAACCCCgaggagaggggcagagaaGGGGCACGGAGGGCTACTGTTGTAAATTATCAGATCAgtagccaaatttataaaaaaaaaaattataaaaatttattagattgacaacaaaaaaagaattgcaaaaaaccaccacagctaagacagcgtcaaccccagGAGTCGGCGCTGGGTGAACCCTGGAATCATCTGACAATGTCAGCGTCTCCGAGGCGGTTCACCCCGACTGCCTCTCGCAGCCAGCATATATAccatttattctgcctgaggcagaaatgacagcAGACTACTGTATGTCCCTTCATATTTATAACTGGGACTATACAGATTCAAACATATACAAAAGTTAGTCCAGAAGTCCAAACGGCTCGTCTGAGCTTCCCGGGGTAGCCTTCCTTCACATGTAACAGGGATATCCCTGGTTTTGATGCAATCTCTCCAGGTGCAGGTTCTTGTGGGTGTctgacattcctgggaaattggTACTCATTGCCCAGGAAGGTCTCATTCATACGTTAACGAACTCGATGCTATCTGAAAGATGTCGGGAAATACTTGCATGGACTTCACTCCCGGCCAGAGCAGTAGAAAACCTGATTTTATCTGGATGATGTCAGGCAACTGTTTGAATAGAAAAGAACTCTGCCTTCGGCTTATGGTAGTCAGAAGCATATGTCGGAtctttacaatattttatacacctatatagcatgaattatctataTCATATACTACAGCTACCAACCAGATGTGGGGGGGAAGCCTAAAGGGACAAATAACACCTGGATTGACCAACGTTTTCCAGGGGTAGAGGGCATCTTTTGAATTTTGCCAATCACTCAACgcccttctggaatgccaggattgaCAAACAGTGCTCAGCAGGGGGcaagggagggggagggaagaggtggctgacacacctggggaagAAATCTTCAGGGAAAACCCGGGGTATCTGACATGACATCACACCACAACACTCTACCCTAACCAACtctaccctaaccctaaccctagccctagccccagccctaaccctaaccctaaccctaaccctaaccctaaccctaaccctaaccctaaccctaaccctaaccctaaccctaaccaactgccagagccctgggagaggctgggtaCATAAGGGGGCTGACATTCCCAGTCTGCACATCCCTCTTTGTGGGGATGAGCCCGACTCACTCCTTGTGCTTTGCTCCCAAGGGAGTGGATGCAGACAGAGAAGAGGAAACTCTCCTGGGGGCGTTCATCTAcaatgtggaaaaaaaccccacagagacCTTCCCTCTGAAGGTATGCTCCACACATGGGGCCAGGTGCCAGGCAGCAAAACAGGTTTGCTTGCAAGTCCATGGCAGGGAAGATGCAAATGTTtcctccctgggcagagggtCCTGGATTGCTGCTGAAGGAGACCTGGTGTGGCTTGGAGGGCTGAGTAGCATGTGGTTGTGGTGGCTGAAGGACAGGGTCAGGCccatggcagcacagctcctgagagatccctggctgcagccactGCCTTCAGAAAAGCCAGATGCATATACAGCCCCACCACCCAAACAACAAACAGACCTTGTGCCATGGAGAAATGGGGACAAATGGTGGCAAAAGCTGTCAGGCATCACTGTTGTTCcactctgtgccctgctgaCAAGCTGGACAGTGTCACCCCAGCACAGAATGCCCCTTCTCTCCCATTGCTCTCAGTCTGCCAGGAGGAAGGCAGGTAGAGGGCATGGCAAGGACTCAGTGGGGTGACACACCAGTGGGGTGACACACGGTGGGGTGACACACCAGTGGGGTGTGGTAATGTTCCTCACTTGGGGTCACCAaatgtggtggtgttcacaggggtcccaggatgagggaagagatgagaatcttgactccatgtttagaaggctgatttattattttataatatatattatattaaaagaaaattatatactaagactatactaaaagaatagaagaaaggatttcatcagaaagcttgaaaggaaaagaattgAATGATAAAATCTTttgactgctcacagccttgacacaggtggctgtcattggtcatcaagtaaaaccaatttcacatgctgggtaaacagttctccaaatcacattccaaagcagcaaaacatggagaagctgaagcttctcaggagaaaagatcctaatgaaaggatttttcataaaatttgtCTGTGACAGTGGGGTGACACACCAGTGGGGTGACACACAGTGGGGTGACACACCAGTCCCATGCACAGGAGCacgtccccagcccctctgtcagcacagagcaagggacagagggaaaggaggagcagccccagctgggccagCATGCAGAGGATGCCAAGTGCTTTCccttgcccccagcagccctAGCAGCAGCCTCAGATCTCTATTGCTTCTCCCAAGCTTCTTTTGGGAGCTTGTTCCTGAGCAGAAACAGGGCTGGCAGGGTACAACATGTTGATTTCACTGTTGATTTTAAcacccccttttccctcttcacAGAACACgctgctccccagagccttttcATATGTCAAACTTCTTGTGAAGAGCAACTGGGGAAACCCGTGGTATACCTGCATTTACCGAGTGAAGGTTCATGGAaagatggaaaaccagaaagccTCAACCCAGGGCCAAgataaataaagaagaaaacacaaaagaagaagaaagggcagggggaagaagggaaatgGGGGGAATGATGTGGTAGCCCAATGTTGATTTTAGACTATGCATGTGGAACTGTGTCAGGTGAGCTTTAGGTAAGATATCAGGAATTATAGAATCATTTAATCCCCTCTGTGGAaagggactcacaaggatcatcaagtccaactccaggccctgcacaggacagccccaacaACCACACCATGTGTCTGGCAGCTGGCTCAGTGCTGTGACCAGTTCTCTGGGGAACCTGTTCCAGAACGTGACCACGTTCTGGGTTCTGGTGCTTCACCCAGAAGGTTCTTCACTCAGAAGGAGAAGGTTTATTACCCAAAGGTTCCTCACCTGTTTCTTCTGGACATTTACAGGCTCTTCAGGATGGATAGGCAGGACAGAAGAGGTGTAGTGGTCCCTTCCATGTCAGGggttccatggttccatgattctatgaccAGTTGTTTCCAGCCCATCTCTTGTA
This region of Haemorhous mexicanus isolate bHaeMex1 chromosome 25, bHaeMex1.pri, whole genome shotgun sequence genomic DNA includes:
- the LOC132338248 gene encoding sperm-associated antigen 4 protein-like; this translates as MLQLKKSFKVVLLLLSVALGGFCGTALSEWSPWTKELVEKMQSVFPAGLKTFWNSHTLIETQKLQNLLEEITQLRVEISSLKELSQMALEPCVKTDWALKSFGATIDTQRTSQTYDCKESCLCRILRFFWTASPPDTILQPNVFPGNCWAFKGHQGQVVIKLPARVYLTAITLQHISKDVSPSGTIISAPKDIAVFGVDADREEETLLGAFIYNVEKNPTETFPLKNTLLPRAFSYVKLLVKSNWGNPWYTCIYRVKVHGKMENQKASTQGQDK